One region of Sardina pilchardus chromosome 18, fSarPil1.1, whole genome shotgun sequence genomic DNA includes:
- the LOC134063964 gene encoding interferon-inducible GTPase 5-like, with translation MAESEDFDNDWGMISEHEVKAVREFSESLETQNITSAIQKIQTYFQDLDDVLLNIAVTGESGSGKSSFVNALRGLGDEEEQSAPTGVVETTTEPTPYPHPKYPNVILWDLPGVGTQNFKADTYLEQVGFNQYDFFIIIASERFRSSNVDLATHIQKTKKKFYFVRSKIDVDVQAEKRRKSFDQKSVLDRIRQDCIQGLEKSGVEHPMVFLISRLELGKYDINILQEMMDKELPERKRDMLLLALPNVTMKIHQKKREALQARVWKMALLSAGVAALPIPGLSICTDVGILMTEIKEYYHTFGLDEESLQNLSCQTEVPVEEFQACLKSPLSKEISADVVVKMLTKAAGAGLMVAGHCLNMLPLLGSLPAGALSYTSTKLMLESCLRELADDAQSVLVRALQTEV, from the exons ATGGCTGAGAGTGAGGATTTTGACAATGACTGGGGCATGATCAGTGAACATGAGGTGAAGGCTGTGAGGGAGTTCAGTGAATCCCTGGAGACCCAGAACATCACCTCAGCCATTCAGAAGATCCAGACTTACTTCCAGGATCTGGACGACGTGTTGCTGAACATCGCGGTCACTGGCGAGTCCGGCTCTGGCAAGTCGTCGTTTGTGAACGCCCTGCGGGGGTTGGGGGACGAGGAAGAGCAGTCTGCTCCAACAGGAGTGGTGGAGACGACCACGGAacccaccccctacccccaccccaagTACCCCAACGTCATCCTGTGGGACTTGCCAGGGGTTGGGACTCAGAATTTCAAAGCAGACACATACCTGGAGCAGGTTGGGTTTAACCAGTACgacttcttcatcatcatcgcATCAGAGCGGTTCAGGAGCAGCAACGTTGACCTGGCCACTCACATCCAGAAGACCAAGAAGAAGTTCTACTTTGTGCGCTCGAAGATTGACGTGGATGTGCAGgcggagaaaaggaggaagagctTCGATCAAAAGTCGGTTCTTGATCGAATAAGACAGGACTGCATTCAGG GGCTGGAAAAGAGTGGTGTGGAGCATCCAATGGTGTTCCTCATCTCCAGATTGGAGCTTGGCAAATATGACATCAATATCCTGCAGGAAATGATGGACAAGGAGCTGCCCGAGCGCAAGCGTGACATGCTGCTACTCGCCCTGCCTAATGTCACCATGAAGATCCaccagaagaagagagaagctcTGCAGGCCAGAGTATGGAAGATGGCTCTCCTGTCTGCTGGTGTAGCGGCGCTCCCAATCCCAGGCCTCTCGATCTGCACGGATGTGGGAATACTGATGACGGAAATCAAGGAGTACTATCACACCTTCGGCTTGGATGAGGAGTCCCTTCAGAACCTCTCCTGTCAAACGGAGGTGCCAGTTGAGGAGTTCCAGGCTTGTCTCAAGTCCCCTCTGAGTAAGGAGATCAGCGCTGACGTGGTGGTGAAGATGCTGACCAAGGCAGCAGGAGCGGGCCTGATGGTGGCGGGGCATTGCCTCAACATGTTGCCCCTCCTGGGCTCTTTGCCTGCTGGGGCTTTGTCTTATACCTCCACCAAACTCATGCTGGAGAGCTGCCTTAGAGAGCTGGCTGATGATGCACAGAGTGTCCTGGTGAGGGCGCTACAGACTGAAGTATGA
- the LOC134064079 gene encoding interferon-inducible GTPase 5-like, with protein MAESEDFDNDWGMISDHEVKAVGEFSESLETQNITSAIQKIQTYFQDLDEVLLNIAVTGESGSGKSSFVNALRGLGDEEEQSAPTGVVETTTDPTPYPHPKYPNVILWDLPGIGTPNFKPDEYLDKVQFQRYDIFIIIASDRFKKSSVDLANEIQGLKKKFYFVRSKIDDNIRAEERKRSFNKGQVLHRVKEDCMKGLVEGGVEHPMVFLISSHELGNYDFNALQETIEKELPEHKRDMLLLSLPNGSTKILQKKREALQARVWKMAFLSAGVAALPIPGLSICADVGILMSEIKKYHNTFGLDEESLKTLSSHTNVPFEDLKSCLKFPLYEGITANVVAKMLTNAAGRGMMMVAGRFLSMLPLLGSVPAGVLSFCTTHAVLKNCMEELADDAQRVLKRVLQGNEV; from the exons ATGGCTGAAAGTGAGGATTTTGACAATGACTGGGGCATGATCAGTGACCATGAGGTGAAGGCTGTGGGGGAGTTCAGTGAATCCCTGGAGACCCAGAACATCACCTCAGCCATTCAGAAGATCCAGACTTACTTCCAGGACCTGGACGAGGTGTTGCTGAACATCGCGGTTACCGGGGAATCCGGCTCTGGCAAGTCGTCGTTTGTGAACGCCCTGCGGGGGTTGGGGGACGAGGAGGAGCAGTCTGCTCCAACAGGAGTGGTGGAGACGACCACGGAtcccaccccctacccccaccccaagTACCCCAACGTCATCCTGTGGGACTTGCCTGGCATCGGAACTCCCAATTTTAAACCAGATGAGTACCTGGATAAAGTGCAATTTCAGCGCTATgatattttcattattattgcaTCAGACCGTTTCAAAAAAAGCAGTGTTGACCTGGCTAATGAGATTCAGGGGTTGAAGAAGAAATTCTACTTTGTTCGCTCCAAGATTGATGACAATATACGggcagaagaaagaaaaaggtcCTTTAATAAAGGACAGGTTCTTCATCGAGTAAAGGAAGACTGCATGAAGG GGCTTGTAGAAGGTGGTGTGGAGCATCCAATGGTCTTCCTCATCTCCAGCCATGAACTTGGCAACTATGACTTCAATGCCCTGCAGGAAACTATAGAGAAGGAGCTGCCCGAACACAAGCGTGACATGCTGCTACTTTCACTGCCTAATGGCTCTACGAAGATCCttcagaagaagagagaagctcTGCAAGCCAGAGTATGGAAGATGGCTTTCCTGTCTGCTGGCGTAGCGGCGCTCCCAATCCCAGGCCTCTCTATCTGCGCGGATGTGGGAATACTGATGTCGGAAATCAAGAAGTACCACAACACCTTTGGCCTGGATGAGGAGTCCCTAAAAACTCTCTCTAGTCATACGAATGTGCCATTTGAGGATCTTAAGTCTTGTCTTAAGTTCCCCCTTTATGAGGGGATCACTGCTAATGTAGTGGCGAAGATGCTGACCAATGCAGCAGGAAGAGGCATGATGATGGTGGCAGGGCGCTTCCTCAGCATGTTGCCTCTCCTGGGCTCTGTGCCTGCTGGGGTTTTGTCTTTTTGTACCACCCACGCCGTGCTGAAGAACTGCATGGAAGAGCTGGCTGATGATGCACAGAGAGTCCTGAAGAGGGTGCTGCAAGGGAATGAAGTTTGA
- the LOC134063504 gene encoding interferon-inducible GTPase 5-like, whose protein sequence is MATPQPISEREIGEMSSMLPSGVVSVVMGQVQGMLEQADSASLDIAVTGEAGAGKSSFINAFRCLRDDDPGAAETGVTETTQRATAYAHPTAPNVRLWDLPGIGTPTFRPERYLEDVDLLRYDFFVVLASERFRECHAQLAHAVSRAEKHFYFVRNKVDRDLQANARRRRGPQSRTDADVLREIRTDCLENLKRAGLMEPKVFLISCFEPQSLDLPLLQSSLLGDLEALKRRALVLSLPSSTPCLRHHKRQELGAELWKVVMSACLDGFTRGDALGGAVPKLMDTLRGYQRNFGLDTASLHRLAAMTGTTYEDLYGEVRSSLGRELVSGTLERLLSQLGPAPQVLIRQLESRVPVLGSLVSGGLSFMAGYYLLSTALTDLSQDAERVMRRALQTTQLVSSLT, encoded by the exons ATGGCGACCCCTCAGCCAATCAGTGAGCGGGAGATCGGTGAGATGAGTTCCATGCTGCCGTCTGGCGTGGTTTCCGTGGTGATGGGCCAGGTGCAGGGCATGCTGGAGCAGGCTGACTCCGCCTCTCTGGACATCGCCGTGACCGGGGAGGCGGGAGCAGGCAAGTCCTCCTTCATCAACGCCTTCCGCTGTCTCCGTGACGACGACCCCGGCGCCGCGGAGACGGGCGTCACGGAAACCACGCAGAGAGCCACCGCGTACGCCCACCCCACCGCTCCAAACGTGCGTCTGTGGGACTTGCCGGGAATAGGGACGCCGACGTTCCGCCCGGAACGCTACCTGGAGGACGTGGACCTGCTGCGCTACGACTTCTTCGTCGTCCTGGCCTCCGAGCGGTTCCGCGAGTGCCACGCCCAGCTGGCCCACGCCGTCTCGCGGGCCGAGAAGCACTTCTACTTTGTACGCAACAAAGTGGACCGAGACCTGCAGGCCAACGCTCGGCGTCGACGAGGCCCGCAGTCCAGGACCGACGCAGACGTTCTGCGGGAGATCAGAACAGACTGCTTGGAGAACCTGAAAAGGGCAGGGCTGATGGAACCGAAGGTGTTCCTGATCTCCTGCTTCGAGCCGCAGAGCTTGGATCTGCCCCTGCTGCAGAGTAGTCTGCTGGGGGACCTGGAGGCTCTGAAGAGGCGCGCCCTCGTCCTGTCCCTGCCCAGCTCCACCCCCTGCCTACGCCACCACAAGAGACAG GAGCTGGGTGCGGAGTTGTGGAAAGTAGTCATGTCTGCCTGCCTGGACGGCTTCACCCGCGGCGATGCCCTCGGCGGAGCAGTGCCCAAGCTTATGGACACACTGCGGGGGTACCAGAGGAACTTCGGCCTGGACACGGCGTCTCTGCATCGCCTGGCAGCCATGACGGGCACAACATATGAG GACCTGTATGGTGAGGTGAGGTCGTCGTTGGGTCGTGAGCTGGTCTCCGGGACTCTGGAGCGGCTGCTGTCCCAGCTGGGCCCGGCCCCTCAGGTCCTCATCAGGCAGCTGGAGAGCAGGGTGCCTGTGCTGGGGTCCCTGGTGTCGGGAGGCCTCTCCTTCATGGCTGGCTATTACCTGCTCAGCACCGCACTCACAGACCTCAGCCAGGACGCAGAGAGGGTGATGCGGAGAGCCCTACAGACAACTCAACTTGTTAGCAGCTTAACTTAG